TGCTGGAGCGGGCGGAGGTTTTCTCCGATCTGCCGTCGGCGCTTGCCGATTGCACCTGCAGCATCGGCACCACCCGTCGTTTCGGCAAGTACCGGGAGAACCTGTTCCATCCGGACCAGGCGGCCCGGCACTTTCTGCCGTTGAGCGCCGCCGGGCAGGTGGCGCTGATCTTCGGCCGCGAGGACCGGGGGCTGCACAACGAGGAACTCGATCTCTGCCAGCGGTTGATGACCATTCCGACCCGGGAACCGGTGGCCTCGATGAACCTCGCCCAGGCGGTGGCGGTCTGTCTCTACGAGGTGCAGAAGGTCTGGGGTGAACTGGCGGGAAAGGCGGCCGGGGGCAAACGTCTCGCGTCCGGCGAGGATCTTGAACAGATGTTCCGTCACATGCGCCGGACGCTGCTCGACATCGAATTTCTTGATCCGCAGAATCCTGATCATATTCTGCGCGCTTTCCGGCAGATTCTCGGCCGGGCCGGACTCTCCGCCCGCGAGGTCCGCATCCTGCAGGGGCTCTGGAGCCGGATCGACTGGGTCGAAGGCGAAAGGCGCAAATCTGTGGTGAAGG
The genomic region above belongs to Geothermobacter hydrogeniphilus and contains:
- a CDS encoding RNA methyltransferase yields the protein MKDVNARLENILVVLVEPQGGLNIGSVCRVMANFGLSRLRLVNPQVDHLGDDARRMAVKAAPLLERAEVFSDLPSALADCTCSIGTTRRFGKYRENLFHPDQAARHFLPLSAAGQVALIFGREDRGLHNEELDLCQRLMTIPTREPVASMNLAQAVAVCLYEVQKVWGELAGKAAGGKRLASGEDLEQMFRHMRRTLLDIEFLDPQNPDHILRAFRQILGRAGLSAREVRILQGLWSRIDWVEGERRKSVVKGEG